One genomic region from Nostoc sphaeroides encodes:
- a CDS encoding DMT family transporter, whose product MSVFNQTKIAIASLFLGVVAISFGSIFMKLSEIELSPSATVFNRFWLASVLFLVWHGYKAIRQRFSGDKPVEQQTYTSQDLLLLLGAGILWAATLVLLAWSLTQTSVAISSVLHNLAPIFTSLGVWVLFRQGFERQFLIGMVIALGGAIAIEFEELQIAIDEVQGGFAAIVSAVFLSGYLLIVEKLRTKFSPATIQLWICAIAALVIFPILLFTQDQVFPSTASGWLWVISLALICQVLGHGLLTYSLAKFSSVVVSLVHLLEPVFSGIFALVIFSEKLTFSNWLGFAVVLMGLYLAISSQAVVNLPFQKSVKTIVNTFVKSMTSKLSLLKQQFSETPALLGAISLFVALIPISLAPSLAKLCEQEIGANAVGFHRSWIAAVVFALWNGLEALRRQQPDHQPIEQKPFTKQDVWLLLAMGSAATTSLLLWAWSLSQTSVANVALLSNLNPLFVAAAGYLLLGRRFDNRFVIGLVIALGGAIAFELHKMQFASDQILGDALAFLTAVFIATYLLLIEQLQTRFTTATIMLWRCGVTTMFLLPILPFIEKRLFPYSWMGWFFIIFQALFCQVLGQGLVTYSLSRLSSGVVAVTLLLNPVLSSIFAWFIFSEQVGLFDWATFAVVLAGIYLAQSSQSTAQVTNEGS is encoded by the coding sequence ATGAGTGTATTTAATCAAACGAAGATAGCGATCGCTTCATTATTTCTAGGTGTAGTTGCCATTTCTTTTGGCTCTATTTTTATGAAATTGAGCGAAATTGAACTCAGCCCTAGTGCAACTGTATTTAATCGCTTTTGGCTTGCTAGTGTACTCTTCTTGGTCTGGCATGGATACAAGGCAATACGGCAGCGATTTTCTGGAGACAAACCTGTAGAACAGCAGACCTACACCAGTCAGGATCTGTTGCTATTGTTAGGCGCTGGTATTCTTTGGGCTGCTACTTTAGTCTTGTTGGCTTGGTCGCTGACTCAAACTAGCGTTGCGATTTCTAGTGTGTTGCATAACCTCGCCCCCATATTTACTAGCTTAGGGGTGTGGGTGTTATTTCGTCAGGGTTTTGAGAGGCAATTCCTAATTGGGATGGTTATTGCGCTTGGGGGAGCGATCGCTATTGAATTTGAGGAACTGCAAATCGCCATAGATGAAGTTCAGGGGGGTTTTGCTGCGATCGTTTCTGCGGTTTTCTTGAGTGGATACCTGCTGATTGTAGAAAAATTACGAACCAAATTTTCTCCGGCGACGATTCAGTTATGGATCTGTGCGATCGCGGCTTTAGTAATCTTCCCCATACTTTTGTTCACTCAAGATCAGGTTTTCCCCTCTACAGCCAGTGGGTGGCTTTGGGTGATTTCTCTAGCCCTGATTTGCCAAGTTTTAGGTCATGGGCTTTTGACCTATAGCCTCGCTAAGTTTTCCTCTGTGGTTGTCTCCTTGGTGCATCTGTTAGAGCCAGTATTTAGTGGCATTTTCGCTCTTGTAATATTTTCGGAAAAATTAACTTTCTCAAATTGGCTAGGTTTTGCTGTAGTTTTAATGGGTTTATACTTAGCCATATCTAGCCAAGCTGTTGTTAATTTGCCGTTTCAGAAATCAGTCAAAACTATAGTTAACACTTTCGTTAAAAGTATGACAAGCAAACTGTCATTACTAAAGCAACAATTCTCCGAAACACCAGCTTTATTGGGAGCTATATCGTTATTTGTTGCCCTAATTCCTATATCTTTGGCACCATCTCTAGCAAAATTATGCGAACAAGAAATTGGTGCAAATGCTGTAGGATTTCATCGGAGTTGGATTGCCGCAGTCGTCTTTGCGCTGTGGAATGGACTTGAGGCTTTGCGCCGCCAACAACCCGATCATCAACCTATAGAACAGAAGCCTTTTACAAAACAGGACGTGTGGCTGTTATTGGCAATGGGAAGTGCTGCAACGACCTCCCTGTTGTTGTGGGCTTGGTCGCTGAGTCAAACTAGCGTTGCTAACGTGGCTTTATTGTCTAATTTAAATCCCTTATTCGTTGCTGCGGCTGGGTATCTGTTATTAGGCCGGCGCTTCGATAACAGGTTTGTTATTGGTCTGGTGATAGCTTTAGGGGGAGCGATCGCCTTTGAACTTCATAAGATGCAATTTGCATCTGACCAAATACTTGGTGATGCACTAGCATTTTTAACTGCCGTTTTTATTGCCACCTATTTGCTGCTGATAGAACAACTCCAAACCCGATTTACTACCGCAACCATAATGCTCTGGCGTTGTGGTGTGACTACAATGTTTCTGTTGCCTATCCTCCCATTTATCGAAAAGAGATTGTTTCCCTATTCTTGGATGGGGTGGTTTTTCATCATTTTTCAAGCCCTCTTTTGCCAAGTGTTGGGTCAGGGACTTGTAACTTATAGCCTCAGCAGACTCTCGTCAGGCGTTGTTGCCGTTACCCTTCTCTTAAATCCAGTCCTGTCCTCCATTTTTGCTTGGTTCATTTTTTCAGAACAAGTAGGTTTGTTTGACTGGGCGACTTTTGCCGTAGTTTTAGCAGGTATCTATCTAGCCCAATCTAGCCAATCCACTGCTCAAGTAACGAACGAAGGCTCCTAG
- a CDS encoding mannosyltransferase family protein: MVKVQIVIKKVLWKNDFLFPAAIWLASRIFIWTAMLLIAPKLPLPAEEFLPHFGWGVFDAWDSTHYRAIATSGYEFVNDGKQHNLAFFPLFPLSIWLLMKLGLPFELAGTLVNNLAFFAALYCLYFWIKENYGINAAQWTTSVVSLYPSSMFTGVVYTEGLYLFLSTSALRAFDQKQYGWTALWGAMATATRPTGMALIPAFAIAAWKERRPPIAYIAGFSTAIGILLFSLYCAIYFGNPLAFIEAQRGWRPTLGFDWQGWLNMIMQIAVGSKNWRFGWVQNPSGGIQDPWYILLFGVIIASGYLFWRFRQLFSSVKLFYGFYGLVLFLLILASEQWINNFLNLFMVLGGGYMLWRLHRQLTPVTVIYGFCGIGLLLASGGTISLSRLAYGIVPLNIAIGVLLSRHPRQGYLILGAFVTLLAKIAVGFAQERWVG; encoded by the coding sequence ATGGTCAAAGTTCAGATAGTTATAAAAAAAGTTTTATGGAAAAATGATTTCCTGTTTCCAGCAGCAATATGGCTTGCCAGCCGAATATTTATCTGGACTGCTATGTTGCTGATTGCGCCAAAACTACCGTTACCAGCAGAAGAATTTTTGCCCCATTTTGGCTGGGGTGTTTTTGATGCATGGGATAGTACGCATTACCGAGCGATCGCAACTTCTGGTTATGAATTTGTAAATGACGGTAAGCAACACAATCTTGCCTTCTTTCCCCTGTTTCCCTTAAGCATTTGGCTTTTGATGAAATTGGGCTTACCGTTTGAATTAGCAGGGACGTTAGTCAACAACTTGGCATTTTTCGCAGCCCTTTACTGTTTGTACTTTTGGATCAAAGAGAATTATGGGATCAATGCAGCGCAGTGGACGACTTCTGTAGTTTCTTTGTATCCATCTTCCATGTTTACAGGGGTAGTTTACACAGAGGGGCTGTATTTGTTTTTGAGTACATCGGCTTTGCGGGCGTTTGATCAAAAGCAGTATGGCTGGACTGCCCTTTGGGGCGCGATGGCTACAGCAACACGTCCTACAGGTATGGCACTAATTCCAGCATTTGCGATCGCAGCCTGGAAAGAACGCCGACCACCCATTGCCTATATAGCCGGTTTTTCTACCGCAATTGGCATACTTCTATTCAGTTTGTATTGTGCGATTTATTTTGGTAACCCTTTAGCTTTTATCGAAGCACAACGGGGATGGCGACCAACTCTAGGTTTTGATTGGCAGGGTTGGTTAAACATGATCATGCAAATTGCAGTTGGCAGTAAAAATTGGCGATTTGGTTGGGTTCAAAACCCCTCTGGTGGGATTCAAGACCCCTGGTATATCTTGCTTTTTGGCGTGATTATTGCTAGCGGCTATCTTTTTTGGCGTTTCCGTCAACTTTTTAGTTCTGTAAAATTATTTTATGGCTTTTATGGTTTAGTCTTATTTTTGTTGATTCTGGCAAGCGAACAGTGGATCAATAACTTCCTCAACTTGTTCATGGTCTTGGGTGGTGGCTATATGTTGTGGCGCTTACACAGGCAACTGACCCCAGTTACAGTGATTTATGGCTTTTGTGGTATTGGTTTACTGCTAGCCTCTGGAGGTACTATTTCCTTGAGCCGCCTTGCATACGGTATTGTGCCCTTGAATATAGCCATTGGTGTGCTGTTATCTCGCCATCCTCGTCAGGGATATTTAATATTGGGCGCCTTTGTGACACTACTAGCCAAAATAGCTGTAGGATTTGCCCAAGAGCGCTGGGTTGGTTAG
- the dxr gene encoding 1-deoxy-D-xylulose-5-phosphate reductoisomerase, which produces MKAITLVGSTGSIGTQTLDIVTQYPDQFRIVGLAAGNNVEMLAAQIRQFRPEIAAICSEDKLPALKEAIIDLDPQPILLAGEAGVIEVARYGDAQTVVTGIVGCAGLLPTIAAIEAGKDIALANKETLIAGAPVVLPLVEKHGVKLLPADSEHSAIFQCLQGVPKAGLRKILLTASGGAFRDWDVEKLADVTVADALKHPNWSMGRKITVDSATLMNKGLEVIEAHFLFGLDYDNIEIVIHPQSIIHSLIELQDTSVLAQLGWPDMRLPLLYALSWPDRIYTNWERLDLVKAGNLTFREPDHQKYPCMQLAYAVGKAGGSMPAVLNAANEQAVALFLDEKIRFLDIPRCIEWVCDRHQNDHRANPSLDDILAADKWARQEVLTATEKLETHSRIISLR; this is translated from the coding sequence GTGAAAGCGATTACTCTTGTTGGTTCCACTGGTTCTATTGGTACTCAGACTTTAGATATTGTCACTCAGTACCCAGATCAGTTTCGGATTGTGGGATTGGCAGCTGGGAACAATGTAGAGATGTTGGCTGCTCAAATTCGGCAGTTTCGACCGGAAATAGCAGCCATTTGCTCAGAAGATAAATTACCAGCGCTCAAAGAAGCTATCATTGACCTTGATCCCCAACCGATTTTACTGGCTGGTGAAGCTGGAGTGATAGAAGTCGCTCGCTACGGCGATGCTCAAACTGTTGTGACTGGGATCGTTGGTTGTGCTGGTTTGCTACCCACGATCGCAGCTATTGAAGCTGGTAAAGATATTGCCTTAGCGAACAAAGAAACCCTGATTGCTGGGGCCCCTGTGGTTCTACCCCTAGTTGAAAAACACGGTGTAAAATTACTCCCAGCCGATTCCGAACATTCCGCAATATTTCAGTGTCTCCAAGGTGTGCCAAAGGCGGGCTTGCGGAAAATTTTACTCACGGCATCGGGTGGGGCTTTCCGAGACTGGGATGTAGAAAAGTTAGCAGATGTAACTGTTGCTGACGCGCTCAAGCATCCTAATTGGTCGATGGGGCGGAAAATCACAGTAGACTCTGCTACTTTGATGAATAAAGGACTGGAAGTAATTGAGGCTCACTTCCTGTTTGGGTTGGATTATGACAATATCGAAATTGTCATTCATCCCCAGAGCATTATTCACTCGCTGATTGAATTGCAAGATACTTCCGTTTTAGCCCAACTCGGTTGGCCGGATATGCGCTTACCGTTACTGTATGCTCTATCTTGGCCCGATCGCATCTACACCAACTGGGAACGACTAGATTTAGTCAAAGCTGGAAACTTAACCTTCCGTGAACCAGATCACCAGAAGTATCCTTGTATGCAGTTGGCTTATGCTGTGGGTAAAGCTGGTGGTTCGATGCCAGCTGTGTTAAATGCCGCAAATGAGCAAGCTGTAGCTTTATTTTTAGATGAAAAAATTCGCTTTTTAGATATTCCCCGGTGTATCGAATGGGTGTGCGATCGCCATCAAAATGATCACCGTGCAAATCCCTCTTTAGATGACATTTTGGCAGCAGATAAATGGGCAAGACAAGAAGTTTTAACAGCGACTGAAAAGTTAGAAACTCACTCGCGGATAATTTCTTTGCGATAA
- a CDS encoding acyl-CoA thioesterase, giving the protein MSEEKSSQPKLPPTTALDNPSSHEFGNWFEYPVRVQPHHTDYAGVVWHGSYIAWMEEARIECLRSIGIEFADLVAIGCDLPVVELSVRYHRAIQLGMAVMVKTRMAEVTGVRINWDYAIVSTDGQELYVTAKVTLVALDRDRGKIMRQLPPSFKDALAKISALNKN; this is encoded by the coding sequence ATGTCAGAAGAAAAATCTAGCCAACCAAAACTACCACCAACCACCGCCCTTGACAATCCATCAAGTCATGAATTTGGGAATTGGTTTGAATATCCTGTCAGAGTGCAACCCCACCACACTGACTATGCAGGTGTTGTCTGGCATGGTTCTTATATTGCTTGGATGGAAGAAGCACGGATTGAATGCTTGCGATCTATAGGGATTGAATTTGCTGATTTAGTCGCTATAGGTTGCGATTTACCAGTTGTAGAATTGTCGGTGCGCTATCATCGTGCAATTCAATTGGGTATGGCAGTGATGGTAAAAACGCGCATGGCTGAGGTGACAGGTGTCCGCATCAATTGGGATTATGCCATTGTCTCAACTGATGGACAAGAATTATACGTCACGGCTAAGGTGACATTAGTGGCTTTAGATCGCGACAGAGGCAAGATTATGCGTCAGTTGCCGCCGAGTTTTAAGGATGCCTTAGCCAAGATTTCAGCATTAAATAAAAATTGA
- a CDS encoding DUF1815 family protein yields MFLRLAHQHRQFVQDLVMNLQALAVVLERRGYPASCYTCGDQMNSASFMVSLGDNHLIRFLVSDYGITWTEMRDDRELMKLEGAEAISQLDELADLVKQSMQTDTGSKTLAKKY; encoded by the coding sequence GTGTTTCTGAGACTAGCACATCAACATCGACAATTCGTCCAAGACTTGGTAATGAACCTACAAGCCTTGGCGGTTGTATTAGAGCGGCGCGGGTATCCTGCATCTTGTTACACCTGTGGCGACCAAATGAATAGTGCATCGTTTATGGTTAGCTTGGGTGATAACCACCTGATTCGGTTTTTGGTGTCCGATTACGGGATTACTTGGACGGAAATGCGGGATGACCGCGAATTAATGAAGCTAGAAGGTGCGGAGGCAATTAGCCAATTAGACGAACTGGCTGATCTTGTCAAGCAATCTATGCAAACCGATACAGGCTCTAAAACTCTTGCCAAGAAGTATTAA